The following are from one region of the Gammaproteobacteria bacterium genome:
- a CDS encoding type II toxin-antitoxin system HicA family toxin: protein MRLPRGLTSAELIMKMEKLGYRVSRQSGSHVRLTCDSPVQHHVTIPNHVPLRIGTLSAILADVAAHHHVSREELLQRLFG from the coding sequence ATGAGATTGCCGCGCGGCCTCACGAGTGCGGAACTGATCATGAAAATGGAGAAACTCGGTTACAGAGTGTCGCGCCAGAGCGGTAGTCATGTCCGCCTCACATGCGATTCTCCGGTGCAGCACCACGTAACAATACCTAACCATGTTCCTTTGCGCATCGGCACCTTATCGGCGATTCTTGCCGATGTGGCTGCACACCATCATGTGTCGCGCGAGGAACTGTTGCAACGGTTATTTGGATGA
- the cas2 gene encoding CRISPR-associated endonuclease Cas2 has product MLIIVTYDVSTETAAGRKRLRRVAKVCESTGQRVQKSVFECRVNLMQYEDLVRRLLAEIDEKEDNLRLYRLTEPTELHVKEYGNFQAIDFEAPLII; this is encoded by the coding sequence ATGCTAATTATCGTCACCTATGACGTATCCACCGAAACCGCTGCGGGCAGGAAGAGATTACGGCGGGTAGCCAAAGTGTGCGAAAGTACCGGTCAGCGCGTGCAGAAATCGGTGTTTGAGTGCCGCGTAAATCTTATGCAATACGAGGATCTTGTGCGCAGGCTTTTGGCTGAGATTGATGAAAAGGAAGACAATCTGCGACTGTATCGGTTAACTGAGCCGACTGAGTTACACGTAAAAGAGTATGGAAATTTCCAGGCCATCGATTTTGAAGCACCGCTGATTATCTGA
- a CDS encoding MlaD family protein, with the protein MLLVGLLISASVAYLLYARGVFERTQQVVLLADDSEGVAVGMDMTFSGFPLGRVSRIELSPEGSARIVIDVPKKDAHWLRQSSIFIMERGLLGGTRIRAYSGVLTDPPLPEGAERKVLVGDPTADIQRLLNEARNLLANLQAMTAGNSPLNLSLANAKIMTDKLKGPQGALGALMGNEADARKVVTLLDRTNALLARVDALAAKADSQVFGDQGVMPETRATVAQLNALLTDARANLKKVDAVLMDAQAIATNIRENTTDLGALRAEVESSLRKVEHLVNEINRKWPFARDTEIKLP; encoded by the coding sequence ATGCTGCTGGTGGGTTTGTTGATTAGCGCGTCGGTAGCGTACTTGCTCTACGCGCGCGGCGTGTTCGAGCGCACGCAGCAAGTGGTGTTGCTCGCCGATGATTCAGAAGGCGTGGCGGTCGGCATGGATATGACGTTTTCCGGCTTCCCGCTCGGCCGAGTGAGCCGCATCGAGCTTTCGCCCGAGGGCAGCGCCCGCATCGTGATAGATGTGCCGAAAAAGGACGCGCACTGGCTACGCCAGTCGAGCATCTTCATCATGGAACGCGGCCTGTTGGGCGGCACGCGGATCCGGGCCTACAGCGGCGTGTTGACGGACCCCCCACTGCCCGAGGGGGCTGAGCGCAAAGTACTCGTCGGCGACCCCACGGCCGATATTCAGCGTCTGCTGAACGAGGCGCGCAACCTGCTGGCCAACCTGCAAGCAATGACGGCGGGCAATTCGCCGCTCAACCTCAGCCTGGCCAATGCGAAGATCATGACCGACAAGCTCAAGGGTCCGCAGGGGGCACTCGGTGCGCTCATGGGGAACGAGGCCGACGCCCGCAAGGTGGTCACCCTGCTGGACCGCACCAACGCGCTACTGGCGCGGGTGGATGCGCTGGCGGCAAAGGCCGATTCGCAGGTGTTTGGCGACCAAGGCGTGATGCCTGAGACCCGTGCCACTGTGGCGCAGCTCAACGCCTTGCTAACCGACGCCCGCGCCAACCTGAAGAAGGTAGATGCAGTGCTGATGGATGCCCAGGCGATCGCGACCAACATCCGCGAGAACACGACCGATCTGGGGGCGCTGCGCGCTGAGGTGGAGAGCAGCCTGCGCAAGGTGGAGCACTTGGTCAACGAGATCAACCGCAAGTGGCCTTTTGCGCGGGATACGGAGATCAAGCTGCCATGA
- the cas7c gene encoding type I-C CRISPR-associated protein Cas7/Csd2, translated as MSTLQNKIDFAVVLRVTHANPNGDPLNGNRPRADYDGHGEITDVCIKRKLRDRLLESGQSIFVQSDDRKKDDFKSLKARADAALGKKLGSSETAKLACEQWFDVRAFGQLFAFKADKKGKKEADSEGDSGVSIGIRGPVTVQSAFSVEPVDVSSTQITKSVSGEGDGSKRGSDTMGMKHRVDKGVYVFFGSMNPQLAERTGFSDADAGAIKQLLPKIFENDESSARPAGSMEVLKVLWWQHNSKSGQYSSAKVHRTLTVQPDGNIKLDPLNGLTPEILDGF; from the coding sequence ATGAGCACATTACAAAACAAAATCGACTTTGCCGTTGTCCTTCGCGTCACGCACGCCAACCCCAACGGCGATCCGCTTAACGGCAATCGCCCACGCGCGGACTATGACGGGCATGGTGAAATTACTGACGTTTGCATTAAACGTAAGCTCAGAGATCGACTGCTGGAGAGCGGTCAAAGTATTTTTGTACAGTCTGATGATCGAAAAAAAGACGATTTCAAGAGCCTCAAAGCAAGAGCAGATGCAGCGCTTGGCAAAAAACTTGGCTCAAGCGAAACAGCGAAGCTGGCTTGCGAACAATGGTTTGACGTTCGTGCATTTGGTCAACTTTTTGCGTTCAAAGCTGACAAGAAGGGCAAAAAAGAAGCGGACAGCGAAGGAGATAGCGGCGTGTCCATTGGCATTCGTGGCCCCGTCACTGTTCAGTCTGCATTCAGCGTAGAGCCAGTCGATGTCAGCAGCACACAGATCACCAAAAGTGTTAGCGGCGAGGGAGACGGCAGCAAGCGCGGCTCCGACACAATGGGCATGAAACACCGCGTGGATAAGGGAGTTTACGTTTTCTTCGGTAGTATGAATCCACAGTTGGCCGAACGAACAGGGTTCAGCGACGCCGACGCTGGAGCGATCAAGCAGTTGCTTCCGAAGATATTCGAAAACGATGAGTCATCCGCCAGACCGGCAGGAAGTATGGAAGTGCTAAAAGTGCTCTGGTGGCAGCATAACAGTAAATCAGGGCAGTATTCCTCCGCCAAGGTTCACCGTACGCTAACAGTGCAGCCTGATGGTAATATCAAGCTTGATCCGCTCAATGGATTGACCCCAGAAATCCTTGATGGATTTTAA
- the cas4 gene encoding CRISPR-associated protein Cas4 has product MDGQGIEPIMLSALQHYSYCPRQYALIHIEQAFAENVHTMRGNAVHERVDDPGFSENGGARTERALPLYCDRLGLVGKADIVEFLPDGTPYPVEYKHGPKRQKHHDDLQLAAQALCLEEMTGKAIHRGAIYHHSSRRRREVEITDTLRYQVEETVAAIRTLFASGKLPPPVNDARCKECSLKETCQPEAVAATSKIHDLRSGLFEPDEV; this is encoded by the coding sequence ATGGACGGCCAGGGAATTGAACCCATTATGCTCTCGGCCCTCCAGCACTATAGCTATTGTCCGCGTCAGTATGCGCTGATTCACATAGAGCAGGCATTCGCTGAAAATGTGCATACCATGCGCGGTAATGCCGTACATGAACGGGTGGATGATCCTGGGTTTTCGGAAAACGGTGGTGCGCGTACTGAACGCGCCCTGCCGCTTTATTGTGATCGCCTGGGCTTGGTCGGCAAAGCCGATATTGTGGAGTTTTTACCCGATGGCACGCCTTATCCCGTGGAGTATAAACACGGGCCAAAGCGGCAGAAACATCATGACGATCTGCAACTTGCTGCCCAAGCACTCTGCCTGGAGGAGATGACCGGCAAAGCGATTCATCGTGGCGCGATTTATCATCACAGCTCACGCCGCCGCCGTGAAGTTGAAATCACCGATACCCTGCGTTATCAAGTTGAGGAAACCGTAGCGGCTATTCGTACCTTATTCGCATCCGGCAAACTCCCCCCGCCCGTTAATGATGCCCGCTGCAAGGAGTGCTCGCTGAAAGAAACTTGCCAACCAGAAGCTGTGGCCGCCACCAGTAAAATACATGACCTGAGAAGTGGGCTGTTTGAGCCTGATGAAGTGTGA
- a CDS encoding nucleotidyltransferase domain-containing protein — protein MTKIHSSNEETLLRQMVETIVREVAPEAIILFGSRARGDARPDSDVDLLVVEKEPFSPQRSRRKEAARLYMALRGLAISKDILLYSRDEFDHWKNSLNHVVGRAHREGRVLHGRP, from the coding sequence ATGACCAAAATCCATTCCAGTAACGAAGAAACTCTGCTACGGCAAATGGTGGAAACCATCGTCCGCGAGGTTGCCCCGGAAGCCATCATCCTCTTCGGCTCGCGCGCGCGGGGCGATGCAAGGCCTGACTCCGACGTTGACTTGCTCGTGGTGGAAAAAGAACCGTTTTCGCCCCAGCGCAGCCGTCGCAAGGAAGCGGCACGCTTGTACATGGCGTTAAGGGGGCTGGCGATTTCCAAGGATATTCTCCTGTACAGCCGGGATGAATTCGACCACTGGAAAAATTCCTTGAACCATGTCGTTGGAAGGGCTCATCGTGAAGGGAGGGTGCTTCATGGCCGACCTTGA
- the cas1c gene encoding type I-C CRISPR-associated endonuclease Cas1c, with translation MQQILNTLYVMTPNAYLHLENDTIRIDVEREKKMQAPLHHIGAVVCFGDVMLSPAIMHRCADEGISIVLLDRNGRFKARLEGAVSGNILLRQAQHRASENSGFAVDVSRAVIAGKIKNARQVLMRGAREAGNVADQQQLSRAADSLAGSLRNLAISGDLDVVRGIEGDSAKVYFSSLHCLLRTDAREAFTMNGRSRRPPRDRFNALLSFLYSMTMNDCRSALESVGLDPQLGFLHAVRPGRAALALDLMEEFRAILADRLALTLINRAQISAKDFLEREGGAVYLGDDARKTVVIAYQERKQEQIAHPLLETKVPIGLLPQLQARFMARTIRGEMEGYVPFLTR, from the coding sequence ATGCAACAAATCCTCAATACGCTTTACGTTATGACACCAAACGCCTACCTGCATCTGGAGAACGATACCATTCGTATCGACGTGGAGCGCGAAAAGAAAATGCAGGCGCCGTTGCATCATATCGGAGCGGTGGTGTGCTTTGGTGACGTCATGTTGTCTCCCGCGATCATGCACCGCTGTGCGGATGAGGGTATCAGTATTGTCTTACTGGATCGCAACGGGCGCTTTAAGGCGCGACTGGAAGGGGCCGTGAGCGGGAATATCCTGCTGCGTCAGGCCCAGCATCGCGCCTCCGAAAACTCAGGGTTTGCTGTTGATGTGTCGCGCGCCGTGATTGCCGGAAAAATAAAAAATGCCCGGCAGGTGCTAATGCGGGGCGCGCGCGAAGCGGGTAACGTTGCAGACCAGCAGCAATTGAGCCGTGCTGCTGATTCTCTTGCAGGGTCCTTACGAAACCTTGCCATCTCGGGTGATTTGGACGTGGTGCGCGGCATCGAGGGCGATTCAGCGAAGGTGTATTTTTCTTCCCTGCATTGCCTCCTGCGCACGGATGCGCGGGAAGCTTTTACCATGAATGGCCGCTCACGTCGGCCACCCCGGGATCGGTTTAATGCGTTGCTGTCGTTTCTTTACTCAATGACAATGAACGATTGCCGTTCAGCCCTGGAGTCTGTCGGCCTTGATCCTCAGCTGGGGTTTCTGCATGCCGTAAGGCCGGGCAGGGCGGCGCTAGCCCTCGACTTGATGGAAGAGTTTCGTGCCATTTTGGCGGATCGCCTTGCACTTACGCTCATCAATCGCGCCCAAATCAGCGCCAAAGATTTTCTGGAGCGAGAAGGAGGCGCGGTTTATCTCGGTGATGACGCTCGAAAAACCGTTGTTATAGCCTATCAAGAACGTAAACAAGAACAAATTGCTCACCCCCTCCTGGAAACAAAAGTTCCTATCGGCCTGTTGCCCCAACTCCAGGCGCGGTTCATGGCAAGAACTATCCGTGGTGAGATGGAAGGCTATGTACCTTTTCTGACGAGGTAA
- the cas8c gene encoding type I-C CRISPR-associated protein Cas8c/Csd1, with protein sequence MSWIQKLYETYEQCAGQADLSNTGTSLEPICHTSQQAHIEVSIDGKGGFLRANVIPKGQGVTLVPCTEASVGRAGSKPINHPLCDKLQYLAGDFLKFGGVVTSGFAGEPTEPHKIYLSLLSDWANSSFTHPKIIAIQTYVQNGNLVGDLVREKILPINEDGQLLAEWIGDKKEAPAIFGIMPNGNSPDGAVIRWRVEIPGEPLPETWKDQGLMDAWIGFYSSQKDSKGLCLVTGDILNLAEQHPAKLRHGADKAKFISSNDTSGFTFRGRFIDADQACGVGFEVTQKAHNALRWLIARQAYRNGDQAIVAWAVSGKRIPAPTDNSFELFGVATDESETEQVPEHVPQGDAGQAFGKRLAKLLAGYRAELGSTNEIVVMGLDSATPGRMAMTYYREPGCAEFLERIEAWHKDHAWYQNYGQDFGKEVKFIGAPAPKDIAEAAFGRRLNEKLRNATVERLLPCIIDGQLVPRDLVESVTRRACNRLGMERKKRNGKMYEDEWEKVLGIACALSRGYHKKRGYQMALELNRTTRDYLYGRLLAIAENIEKFALDMTKESRDTSAAKLMQRFADHPNPTWRNIELSLAPYKSRLRSRAPGFLYTRERQLDEVICLFQGDDFIDERKLSGEFLLGYHCQRQKLREKPETEQDENTEATSTETI encoded by the coding sequence ATGAGCTGGATTCAGAAACTCTATGAGACTTATGAGCAGTGTGCTGGTCAAGCTGACTTGTCGAATACCGGGACTTCGCTGGAACCAATATGCCATACCTCCCAACAAGCGCACATCGAGGTGAGTATTGACGGAAAAGGTGGTTTCTTACGTGCCAATGTAATTCCAAAAGGGCAAGGCGTGACGCTTGTGCCATGCACAGAAGCATCTGTTGGTCGGGCTGGAAGCAAGCCCATCAATCACCCACTATGCGACAAGCTGCAATACCTCGCGGGTGACTTTCTCAAATTTGGCGGTGTGGTAACATCAGGGTTTGCAGGCGAGCCAACAGAACCTCATAAGATTTACCTATCTCTTTTGTCCGACTGGGCGAATTCATCTTTCACGCATCCTAAAATAATCGCGATTCAAACTTATGTGCAGAACGGGAATTTAGTTGGCGATCTTGTGCGAGAAAAAATCTTGCCCATCAATGAGGATGGACAGTTGCTGGCGGAGTGGATAGGCGACAAAAAAGAAGCGCCCGCGATTTTCGGCATCATGCCTAACGGCAATTCCCCCGATGGTGCAGTCATTCGTTGGCGAGTGGAAATCCCTGGTGAACCTTTGCCGGAAACTTGGAAAGATCAGGGTTTGATGGATGCTTGGATTGGCTTCTACAGCAGCCAAAAAGATAGCAAAGGGCTTTGTTTGGTCACAGGTGATATTCTGAATTTGGCAGAGCAACATCCCGCCAAACTCAGACATGGCGCGGATAAAGCAAAATTCATTTCATCCAATGACACCAGCGGCTTTACGTTTCGCGGGAGATTTATTGATGCTGACCAAGCATGTGGGGTGGGCTTCGAGGTCACACAAAAAGCACATAACGCTTTGCGTTGGCTGATTGCGCGACAGGCATATCGAAATGGCGATCAAGCTATTGTTGCGTGGGCTGTGTCCGGCAAAAGGATACCCGCCCCGACGGACAATTCTTTTGAGCTATTTGGTGTTGCAACAGATGAGTCAGAAACCGAACAAGTGCCTGAGCATGTGCCTCAAGGTGATGCAGGGCAAGCCTTTGGTAAGCGACTTGCAAAGCTCCTTGCCGGGTATCGGGCAGAACTCGGCTCCACCAATGAGATTGTGGTGATGGGCCTGGATTCGGCCACCCCCGGTCGCATGGCGATGACCTACTATCGGGAACCTGGTTGCGCTGAATTTCTTGAGAGAATTGAAGCATGGCATAAAGATCATGCCTGGTATCAAAACTATGGCCAGGACTTCGGCAAGGAAGTGAAGTTCATCGGTGCACCCGCGCCTAAGGATATTGCAGAAGCTGCCTTCGGTCGCAGATTGAACGAGAAGCTACGCAATGCAACAGTGGAGCGTTTACTGCCCTGTATTATTGATGGGCAATTAGTTCCTCGTGATTTGGTTGAATCAGTAACCCGAAGGGCTTGCAACAGATTAGGGATGGAAAGAAAAAAGCGCAACGGCAAGATGTATGAGGATGAGTGGGAAAAAGTGTTGGGCATTGCCTGTGCTTTATCTAGGGGTTATCACAAAAAAAGGGGTTACCAAATGGCATTAGAACTGAATCGAACCACACGCGATTATTTGTATGGCCGACTTTTAGCGATTGCGGAAAACATCGAGAAATTTGCGCTGGATATGACAAAAGAGTCACGCGATACATCGGCTGCAAAACTCATGCAACGTTTCGCCGACCACCCGAACCCGACATGGCGAAATATTGAGCTTTCATTGGCGCCTTACAAGTCGCGCCTCCGTTCAAGAGCGCCGGGATTTTTATATACAAGGGAAAGGCAGCTTGATGAAGTCATTTGTTTGTTTCAGGGCGACGACTTCATTGATGAAAGAAAGCTATCCGGGGAGTTTTTACTGGGCTACCACTGCCAGCGACAAAAACTCCGAGAAAAACCTGAAACGGAACAAGACGAGAATACTGAAGCCACCTCTACCGAAACCATTTAA
- a CDS encoding ABC transporter permease, whose product MSPTTSPQGWPGATSRWLHTGALLLALVLSPSSYRREYRAGLARHVYLGTAPLLPCFTVLLAVVSLVMIRIVVVTATSYGLSQYALEMVVRVLVLELIPLTAALFVAVRCTVPGGVELSVLQRRGEFDAQRQRGIDPLVTEVVPRILAGMFAVVTLATVSCVISLVLAYLVVHGLTLSAFATYTRKVGHVFTPAVSLIFVLKTAAFSLAVSLIPAVSSLFDPPPHKAQSLPEMQSLIRMFLLILLIEVVSLVGNYY is encoded by the coding sequence ATGAGTCCCACAACTTCACCGCAGGGTTGGCCGGGCGCCACCAGCCGCTGGCTGCACACGGGGGCGCTGCTGCTGGCCCTCGTGCTATCGCCGTCGAGCTATCGGCGCGAGTACCGGGCGGGCTTGGCGCGCCATGTTTATCTTGGTACGGCGCCGCTGCTTCCTTGCTTCACGGTGCTGCTCGCGGTGGTCAGTCTCGTGATGATCCGAATTGTGGTGGTCACGGCCACGAGTTACGGCCTGTCGCAGTACGCGCTGGAGATGGTGGTACGCGTGCTGGTGTTGGAGCTCATTCCGCTGACGGCCGCCCTGTTCGTCGCGGTACGCTGCACCGTGCCGGGCGGGGTCGAGTTGAGCGTGCTGCAGAGGCGGGGCGAATTCGATGCCCAGCGCCAGCGTGGCATCGACCCGCTCGTGACTGAAGTGGTGCCGCGGATTTTGGCAGGCATGTTTGCGGTGGTGACGTTGGCCACCGTAAGCTGCGTGATTTCGCTGGTATTGGCGTATCTGGTTGTGCATGGATTAACGCTCTCAGCGTTTGCCACATACACGCGCAAGGTCGGTCACGTGTTTACCCCTGCCGTGTCGCTCATCTTTGTCCTGAAAACGGCAGCCTTCAGTCTGGCTGTGTCGCTCATCCCGGCGGTTTCAAGCCTATTTGACCCGCCGCCGCACAAGGCGCAGTCTCTGCCCGAGATGCAGAGTCTGATACGTATGTTTCTACTGATCCTGCTGATCGAGGTTGTCTCGCTCGTGGGTAACTACTACTGA
- the cas5c gene encoding type I-C CRISPR-associated protein Cas5c: MSVPARSSIEFKVWGRFALFTDPLTKIGGEKCSYHIPTYEALKGVAKSIYWKPTIVWVIDEVRVMKRIRTQTKGTKPREYCGGNTLAIYTFLSDVEYQVKAHFEWNMHRPELVEDRNESKHHIVAKRMLERGGRQDIFLGTRDCQGYVEACKFGSGEGAYDHDGELAYGLMFHGFDYPDETGDNNLHTRFWQPTMVNGVIRFTRPEDCKLRKFVREMTMKKFERGQNLLDVENEEPLSLEELT, translated from the coding sequence GTGTCTGTTCCAGCTAGAAGCAGCATTGAATTCAAGGTGTGGGGGCGATTTGCCCTGTTCACCGACCCGTTGACAAAAATCGGCGGCGAGAAGTGTTCATACCATATCCCGACTTACGAGGCTCTCAAGGGCGTTGCCAAGTCGATCTACTGGAAGCCCACCATTGTTTGGGTGATTGACGAAGTTCGGGTGATGAAGCGCATTCGCACTCAGACCAAAGGCACCAAGCCACGGGAGTATTGCGGTGGCAACACCTTGGCGATCTACACTTTTCTGTCGGATGTTGAATATCAGGTGAAAGCGCATTTTGAATGGAATATGCACCGGCCTGAACTAGTGGAAGACCGCAACGAATCCAAGCATCACATCGTCGCCAAGCGAATGCTGGAACGTGGCGGTCGCCAAGACATTTTTCTTGGCACCCGTGATTGCCAAGGCTATGTCGAAGCTTGCAAGTTTGGTTCTGGGGAAGGGGCTTACGATCATGATGGTGAACTTGCTTACGGACTCATGTTTCACGGGTTTGATTATCCCGATGAAACTGGTGACAACAATCTCCATACTCGCTTTTGGCAACCCACGATGGTGAATGGGGTGATTCGATTTACTCGCCCCGAGGACTGCAAACTTCGTAAGTTCGTCAGGGAAATGACCATGAAGAAATTTGAGCGTGGGCAGAATCTTCTTGATGTAGAAAATGAGGAGCCTTTGTCGTTAGAGGAGTTGACATGA
- a CDS encoding 2-oxoisovalerate dehydrogenase, whose amino-acid sequence MNEILFLVENAPEGGYTARALGESIFTEADDIETLHARVRDAVRCHFEEGKEPRMIRLHFTREEVIAV is encoded by the coding sequence ATGAACGAAATCCTGTTTTTAGTTGAGAACGCCCCAGAGGGGGGGTATACCGCGCGTGCTTTAGGCGAATCCATCTTTACAGAAGCCGATGATATCGAAACCCTTCACGCGCGCGTGCGGGATGCTGTGCGTTGTCATTTCGAAGAAGGAAAAGAGCCGCGCATGATCCGCCTCCACTTTACACGAGAAGAGGTTATCGCCGTATGA
- a CDS encoding HEPN domain-containing protein codes for MADLEHARSMLRMAHKDFNALVGMRENPLFADEIFGFHVQQAVEKALKAWLCTRDAIYPMTHDLTRLFTLLENQGAEVEKFWPLVQYTMFAVQARYEEGVTELDEPINRAEEVENVRVLLAHVEQMIAV; via the coding sequence ATGGCCGACCTTGAACATGCCCGCTCCATGTTGCGCATGGCGCATAAGGACTTCAACGCACTCGTCGGAATGCGGGAAAATCCGTTATTTGCCGATGAAATTTTTGGCTTTCACGTCCAGCAAGCAGTGGAAAAGGCGCTGAAGGCATGGCTCTGTACTCGAGACGCCATCTATCCAATGACGCACGATCTGACACGACTGTTTACCCTATTGGAGAACCAGGGGGCGGAGGTTGAAAAATTTTGGCCACTGGTTCAGTACACCATGTTCGCGGTTCAGGCGCGCTATGAAGAAGGTGTCACCGAGCTGGATGAGCCTATTAACCGCGCCGAGGAGGTCGAGAACGTGCGTGTATTGCTGGCCCATGTCGAACAGATGATCGCCGTATAG